From the genome of Bactrocera oleae isolate idBacOlea1 chromosome 2, idBacOlea1, whole genome shotgun sequence, one region includes:
- the Aduk gene encoding serine/threonine-protein kinase ULK3 isoform X2, giving the protein MTLPRITDYDLLEKLGVGSYSTVYKARHKKERSYHAIKIVEMSTLSDSSRENLITEIRLLRSLNHKYIVTLQDFFWDDKKIYIVLEFCNAGNLSAFIRSKKSLPEATCRFFLRQLAAAVQYMRTNDICHFDLKPQNLLLTRNSNVILKVADFGFAQHLKLGEINQQLKGSPLYMAPEIVRKHQYDAKADLWSIGVILYECLFGKAPYTSKSIEELLQRIRNAEKITIPAKASISNDCHDLLCRLLEHDPAKRISFDSFFAHPFIDLKTLPTEHTLQKASDLVTKAVEYDEKQNYKEAYYLYCSALQYFVPLITEEADASKRLALRNRALTYLKRAEEIKNVLIDAEYKAAAAKDLHKKQVHSQQQEQLPSSSSAQTPQPNIADVLEPDVRYKQLFALSHSSPQLKSALEIGRQGELYLYERKLKAALEAYTSALGMLVPFTNNEPKGERRNLLLQQLEIWMKEAESIKSILSAKEMVDEQKLTSVRHCSVQ; this is encoded by the exons ATGACCCTGCCCCGAATCACCGACTACGACCTGCTGGAGAAGCTTGGAGTTGGCAGCTATTCAACCGTCTATAAAGCACGCCACAAAAAGGAGCGCAGCTATCATGCTATTAAGATTGTGGAAATGTCAACGCTATCGGATAGTTCACGTGAAAATCTTATAACCGAGATAAGGCTACTCCGTTCACTGAACCACAAGTACATTGTGACATTACAAGATTTCTTCTGGGAtgataa GAAGATTTACATTGTGTTGGAGTTTTGTAATGCCGGTAATCTGTCGGCCTTCATACGTTCGAAAAAATCATTACCGGAAGCCACTTGCCGCTTTTTCCTGCGTCAATTGGCAGCTGCTGTGCAGTATATGCGCACAAATGATATCTGTCATTTCGATTTGAAaccacaaaatttattattaacgcGTAATTCAAATGTGATATTAAAGGTGGCAGATTTCGG ctttgcGCAACACTTGAAATTGGGTGAGATCAATCAACAACTCAAGGGCTCACCACTCTATATGGCACCAGAAATAGTGCGCAAACATCAATATGACGCCAAAGCCGATTTATGGAGTATTGGTGTGATTTTATATGAATGCCTTTTTGGCAAAGCGCCATACACTTCCAAGAGTATTGAAGAGCTTTTACAGCGTATACGCAATGCAGAGAAGATAACCATACCGGCGAAAGCAAGCATTAGCAATGACTGTCATGATCTGCTTTGCCGTTTACTGGAACACGATCCTGCCAAACGTATTTCATTCGATTCGTTTTTTGCACATCCGTTCATCGATCTCAAAACTTTGCCCACGGAACAT acATTACAAAAAGCTTCGGACCTCGTCACCAAAGCCGTCGAATAtgatgaaaaacaaaattacaaagagGCTTATTATTTATACTGCAGCGCGTTGCAATATTTTGTGCCGCTCATCACTGAGGAAGCAGATGCCAGTAAACGATTGGCTTTGCGCAATCGTGCACTTACCTACCTCAAACGCgctgaagaaataaaaaatgttctaaTCGATGCTGAATATAAAGCCGCAGCGGCTAAAGATCTACATAAGAAACAAGTGCATTCCCAGCAGCAGGAGCAGCTGCCGAGCAGCTCCTCTGCGCAAACACCACAGCCGAACATAGCCGATGTGCTGGAGCCAGATGTGCGTTACAAGCAgttat TTGCGCTCTCGCACTCGAGTCCACAATTGAAAAGTGCTTTGGAAATTGGACGCCAAGGTGAGCTTTATTTGTACGAGAGAAAATTGAAGGCAGCTTTGGAAGCATATACTTCCGCCTTGGGCATGCTAGTGCCGTTCACAAACAATGAACCGAAGGGTGAGCGCCGCAACTTGCTGCTACAACAG TTGGAAATCTGGATGAAAGAGGCTGAGAGCATTAAAAGTATACTGTCTGCTAAGGAAATGGTTGATGAGCAAAAATTGACATCGGTGCGCCATTGTTCAGTACAGTAG
- the pasi2 gene encoding uncharacterized protein pasi2: MNYGRKTPSTYRSNHSVYSHTTGRSSTNLHSIKSRSMRSVRVPWYQRPILKNNQYIDIQKNSMLIGIFAIFLALFTIGTSIFDIYCLAMAAPGSTHYGYYIISYEFVYVGNKHVRNMLIVFALFSLILGIIILFTSILLVIALRKEYERKILPWLNTFAVFTIWRSLALIFFAIVNDLIFAYNVIMVLLWSISLVVCIYGWCVVYSLFLELTNLTKLEDLAHLRMGTMASLHASAANSLAGSRPTTPHSTVSTMPVG, translated from the exons ATGAATTATGGCCGCAAGACACCATCCACGTATCGCTCCAACCACTCGGTGTACTCTCACACCACTGGCAG ATCCTCGACAAATTTGCATTCGATAAAATCGCGCTCCATGCGCTCAGTGCGTGTGCCATGGTATCAGCGCcctattttgaaaaacaaccaATACATAGATATACAGAAGAACTCAATGCTAATTGGAATATTTGCAATT tttCTTGCTCTCTTCACCATTGGCACTTCGATTTTCGATATTTACTGCTTAGCTATGGCTGCACCGGGCTCAACTCACTATGGCTACTATATAATCTCATACGAATTTGTTTATGTCGGCAACAAACATG TGCGCAACATGCTAATTGTGTTTGCCTTATTTTCTCTGATACTAggaataattatattatttacaagtatattacttGTGATTGCACTTAGAAAG GAGTACGAGCGCAAAATTCTGCCTTGGTTGAACACATTTGCTGTGTTTACTATTTGGCGCTCGCTGGCTTTGATATTCTTCGCCATAGTTAACGATTTGATTTTCGCTTACAATGTTATTATGGTATTGCTTTGGAGTATCTCTTTAGTTGTTTGTATCTATGGCTGGTGTGTGGTGTACTCATTATTCCTTGAATTGACCAACTTAACGAAATTGGAGGATTTGGCACATTTACGC atGGGCACGATGGCTTCTTTACATGCATCAGCCGCCAACTCCTTGGCTGGTTCCCGTCCAACTACACCGCACAGCACCGTATCTACTATGCCTGTGGGTTAA
- the Aduk gene encoding serine/threonine-protein kinase ULK3 isoform X1, producing MTLPRITDYDLLEKLGVGSYSTVYKARHKKERSYHAIKIVEMSTLSDSSRENLITEIRLLRSLNHKYIVTLQDFFWDDKKIYIVLEFCNAGNLSAFIRSKKSLPEATCRFFLRQLAAAVQYMRTNDICHFDLKPQNLLLTRNSNVILKVADFGFAQHLKLGEINQQLKGSPLYMAPEIVRKHQYDAKADLWSIGVILYECLFGKAPYTSKSIEELLQRIRNAEKITIPAKASISNDCHDLLCRLLEHDPAKRISFDSFFAHPFIDLKTLPTEHTLQKASDLVTKAVEYDEKQNYKEAYYLYCSALQYFVPLITEEADASKRLALRNRALTYLKRAEEIKNVLIDAEYKAAAAKDLHKKQVHSQQQEQLPSSSSAQTPQPNIADVLEPDVRYKQLFALSHSSPQLKSALEIGRQGELYLYERKLKAALEAYTSALGMLVPFTNNEPKGERRNLLLQQLEIWMKEAESIKSILSAKEMVDEQKLTSRCSFSHTFHSRHQHTQRFSCTRIHIFLIYSICLMLFFAFYAHILEFKNVFMLLLK from the exons ATGACCCTGCCCCGAATCACCGACTACGACCTGCTGGAGAAGCTTGGAGTTGGCAGCTATTCAACCGTCTATAAAGCACGCCACAAAAAGGAGCGCAGCTATCATGCTATTAAGATTGTGGAAATGTCAACGCTATCGGATAGTTCACGTGAAAATCTTATAACCGAGATAAGGCTACTCCGTTCACTGAACCACAAGTACATTGTGACATTACAAGATTTCTTCTGGGAtgataa GAAGATTTACATTGTGTTGGAGTTTTGTAATGCCGGTAATCTGTCGGCCTTCATACGTTCGAAAAAATCATTACCGGAAGCCACTTGCCGCTTTTTCCTGCGTCAATTGGCAGCTGCTGTGCAGTATATGCGCACAAATGATATCTGTCATTTCGATTTGAAaccacaaaatttattattaacgcGTAATTCAAATGTGATATTAAAGGTGGCAGATTTCGG ctttgcGCAACACTTGAAATTGGGTGAGATCAATCAACAACTCAAGGGCTCACCACTCTATATGGCACCAGAAATAGTGCGCAAACATCAATATGACGCCAAAGCCGATTTATGGAGTATTGGTGTGATTTTATATGAATGCCTTTTTGGCAAAGCGCCATACACTTCCAAGAGTATTGAAGAGCTTTTACAGCGTATACGCAATGCAGAGAAGATAACCATACCGGCGAAAGCAAGCATTAGCAATGACTGTCATGATCTGCTTTGCCGTTTACTGGAACACGATCCTGCCAAACGTATTTCATTCGATTCGTTTTTTGCACATCCGTTCATCGATCTCAAAACTTTGCCCACGGAACAT acATTACAAAAAGCTTCGGACCTCGTCACCAAAGCCGTCGAATAtgatgaaaaacaaaattacaaagagGCTTATTATTTATACTGCAGCGCGTTGCAATATTTTGTGCCGCTCATCACTGAGGAAGCAGATGCCAGTAAACGATTGGCTTTGCGCAATCGTGCACTTACCTACCTCAAACGCgctgaagaaataaaaaatgttctaaTCGATGCTGAATATAAAGCCGCAGCGGCTAAAGATCTACATAAGAAACAAGTGCATTCCCAGCAGCAGGAGCAGCTGCCGAGCAGCTCCTCTGCGCAAACACCACAGCCGAACATAGCCGATGTGCTGGAGCCAGATGTGCGTTACAAGCAgttat TTGCGCTCTCGCACTCGAGTCCACAATTGAAAAGTGCTTTGGAAATTGGACGCCAAGGTGAGCTTTATTTGTACGAGAGAAAATTGAAGGCAGCTTTGGAAGCATATACTTCCGCCTTGGGCATGCTAGTGCCGTTCACAAACAATGAACCGAAGGGTGAGCGCCGCAACTTGCTGCTACAACAG TTGGAAATCTGGATGAAAGAGGCTGAGAGCATTAAAAGTATACTGTCTGCTAAGGAAATGGTTGATGAGCAAAAATTGACATCG cGCTGCAGTTTCAGCCACACATTCCATTCGCGTCACCAACACACTCAGCGGTTTTCATGTACgcgtatacacatatttttaatttatagcatCTGCCTAATGTTGTTTTTTGCCTTTTATGCACACATTTTAGAATTTAAGAATGTATTTATGCTTTTATTgaagtaa